The genomic segment TGCTATGGGCCCACGCGCAACCCGTGGAACCTGCAGCACACGCCCGGCGGCTCCAGCGGCGGCGCCTCGGCGGCCGTTGCCTCGGGAATGGTTCCCATCGCGCACGCCAATGACGGCGGCGGCTCGATCCGCATTCCCGCCTCGTGCACGGGCCTGGTCGGTCTGAAGCCGAGCCGCGGGCGCGTTCCGATGGGGCCGCTGGTCTCGGACGTCATGCACGGCGGCGCGGTCGAAGGCACGGTCACCCATACCGTCGCCGACACCGCCATCGCGCTGGATGTCATCGCGAGATTCGATCCTCACGCCTGGTACAACGCGCCGGCGCCCGAGCGTCCGTTCGCGCAGGAAGTGGGGCGCGATCCGGGCCGTCTGCGCATAGCGTTCACGACGGCGGCGCCGACCGGCGTGCCCGTTGCGCCCGAATGCATCGCCGCGGTCGAGAAGACGGCCGCACTGCTCGAAGGTCTCGGCCATCACGTCTTCGAAGGCGCCCCGAGCTGGCCCGAGCCCTCCGATGTGCTTCCCTCGTTCATGGTCGTCTGGAACACCGGCTCGGCCTACTGGGACGTCGCCGACTGGTCGGCCATCGAGCCACTCAACGCGGCGCTGCGCGCTCAGGCCGCTGCCATGGACAGCCTGACCTACGTCCGCGGCCTCCTGCACCTGCAGATCCTCAGCCGACAGATCGTCGGGAGCTGGGGGCGCGACTTCGATGTGCTGGTGACGCCGACCATTGCCACCGAGCCGCCGCGCATCGGCGAGCTGTGGGAAGGCATGGAGAACGATCCGTCGCTGCCGCTGATGCGAGCCGGAGACGTGTGCCCGTTCACGCCGCTCTTCAACGTGACCGGACAGCCCGCTGTATCGCTCCCCATGCATTGGAGCCGGACCTCGGGCCTTCCCATCGGCGTTCAGCTGGTTGGCGGTCCGTGGGCCGAGGGCCAGCTGCTGCGCGTGGCCGCGCAGCTCGAGCAGGCGGCGCCCTGGCGTGACAGGCGGCCGCCAGTGTCGTAGGCGCGTGCTGTATGTGCGGCCGGCGCGAGTGTCCGGGCGCGAAGCGGGAAGCGACGAGAACCGCGATCGTCGTCGTTGCCGGCCGCGGGACGTCCAGCGCGGCGGGTTGCTGCCCTGCGGCCGTCTGCTAGAGGAGTGCCCTGAGCGGCGCATGACAGCGCCGATTCCATCTTCCGCCCCCGTAGCTCAGGTGGATAGAGCACAGGATTCCTAATCCTGGGGCCGCAGGTTCGAGTCCTGCCGGGGGCATTTCTCCGCTCAGCTCGGCCAGTGTCGAGGAAGGCCGCCGGCCTCTTCCGACTGTGCAGGGCAGGGATTTTGATATGCGCGGGTTGCGCGGCTAGGGTGCCGCTGCTCGTCGCGAAATCGTCCGCTTACACGCAATTTGGAGGGG from the Candidatus Limnocylindrales bacterium genome contains:
- a CDS encoding amidase, with the translated sequence MSDPFLSAREVAAAIASGDLDPLDAVDTCLGRIDRLNPQLNAVIWRDDEAAREQARSAREAVARGEALGPLHGVPIPIKDLTDVAGWPTTYGCRGARSRVATVTAHVAQAFRDAGAILLCRTNTPEFGTVPVTENDCYGPTRNPWNLQHTPGGSSGGASAAVASGMVPIAHANDGGGSIRIPASCTGLVGLKPSRGRVPMGPLVSDVMHGGAVEGTVTHTVADTAIALDVIARFDPHAWYNAPAPERPFAQEVGRDPGRLRIAFTTAAPTGVPVAPECIAAVEKTAALLEGLGHHVFEGAPSWPEPSDVLPSFMVVWNTGSAYWDVADWSAIEPLNAALRAQAAAMDSLTYVRGLLHLQILSRQIVGSWGRDFDVLVTPTIATEPPRIGELWEGMENDPSLPLMRAGDVCPFTPLFNVTGQPAVSLPMHWSRTSGLPIGVQLVGGPWAEGQLLRVAAQLEQAAPWRDRRPPVS